The genomic region CGAAGCCCACCGTTTCGCCATCACCGGCCACCGTGCCCGACGTGGCAAGACCCGGCGTACCTCAACCCTGGAAGGGGTGGCGGGGGTCGGGCCAACGCGGCGGCGGGACTTGTTAAAACATTTTGGTGGCTTGCAGGAGCTGTCCCGTGCCAGCATCGAAGAAATAGCCAAAGCTCCCGGTATCAGTAAAAAGCTCGCAGAGTTGATTTATGCAAATCTGCACAGCGAGTAGAATGCCTTCTCACCTCGTAGCCAGTTGTGCCGATGAATATCCCTAATCTGATCACCGTACTACGCGTCCTGCTCATTCCGATTTTCATTTTGCTGTTTTACCTGCCGTACGAATGGAGTTACATGGCATCCAGTTCGGTCTTCGCCTTCGCGGCTGCCACCGACTGGCTGGACGGCTACCTGGCCCGCCGCCTGGAGCAGAGCACGCCGTTTGGCGCGTTCCTGGACCCGGTGGCTGACAAACTGATGGTAGCCGTCGCCCTGGTGCTGCTGGTGCAGGAACACGGCAACCTCTGGCTGACCTTGCCGGCGGCGGTGATCATCGGTCGCGAGATCGTCGTCTCGGCCCTGCGGGAATGGATGGCCGAAATCGGCGCCCGTGCCCACGTGGCCGTGTCCAACATGGGCAAATGGAAAACCGCGGCGCAGATGCTTGCCCTGGTGATCCTGCTGGCCAACCCGTCGGATTTCTCCTTCTGGGTATTGCTGGGCTACGCCTTGCTGCTGATCGCCGCGGGCCTGACCTTGTGGTCCATGCTGCAATATTTGCGCGCCGCCTGGCCGCATCTGCGCACTGAGGTTGAAAAGAAATAAAACTTTTTTGAATCAAGGGGTTGACGGGTGATGAGGATTCTATAGAATGCGCATCACCAAGACGCGGGAATAGCTCAGTTGGTAGAGCACGACCTTGCCAAGGTCGGGGTCGCGAGTTCGAGTCTCGTTTCCCGCTCCAAACACAAAGAAGAAGCCACTCTAACGAGTGGCTTTTTTTTGCCTGTGATTTATGCAATAGACGCTTCGGCGTCTTTTTCTTTTCTACGGAAAACTACCGAAATCCAGGGACTTGTCACTTATGGTGACTGAGGCCGGCAGGACGGCTTGAATGACAGCTCACAACTGCCCTCGTCGTACGTGATCAGGATCCAGGAGCTAAAAGCGCTCGTGGGGAGTGAGTTGTTTGGCGTTTGACGGGGTGGCGACACTCAGGCCACGTGTGATCACGCTAACCAGCGAGCATCCCGTAATCCCGGATGGCCATTTCTTTCGAAAGCCTGCGCAGGAATTCCGCCTCGCTTTGCAGCAGCGTGATCATATTCAGGACATTATTGGCTTCGGCCGCTGTCAATCTGCGCAACAGGCTCAGCAAGTCAATCGCGCAGGCTTCGTTGATGGACGCTGACTCGATCAGCCTGAGTTGCCGTCTTTGAATCTCGTGCAAAGGATCCATCAGTCAAACCTTGGGTGCGGTTGAGTTTGTCGTCAGATGACACGGCCGATTTTCAGGCGCGAGAGCGGGGGATCCAATCAGACTGCTCTGAAATCACAGGCACGAATCTCAATCCAGCGGAGGAGGAGCGGTATACTCGGAAACAGGGTGACTGAACGTAGTGGTGCGGAACTCGTGAATCAGCGCCTGCAAGGTCGTGAGGTAGCTTGGGTCGCTCCACGGCGTGGCCGCTCTGAGCAGGACCTCCAACTGCCCCGATTCACGGGCCACCGCTGTCCACTCGATGCTGCGTGCAGCACCGTGAAGACGGTGGGTGGCGTGCAGGGCAGGCTCCAGTCTCTGTAGCACCATACCTTCAAGCAGCGCCTGTAGATCCCGCTCCAACGCTTCACGGATCTGTTGGTGGTCCACGGTGTACCGGTGGGCGAAGGGTTGTGGCAGTAACGTCAGCGTTACGCCGCACCATAACTCGATGGCATCCTGTAATTTTCCGAGGCCGATCGGCTTACTGAGGATGCCATCCATGCCCGCATCAAAACAGCGTGCGACGTGCTCGTTGCCTGTAGAGGCGGATATCGCAATGATGGGGCAACGCGTTTGTGCGGCATCCTGTTCGATCATGCGGAACAGACGGGTCAGCGAATAGCCGTCCTGGTCTGGCAAGTCGCAGTCCATCAAGATCAGGTCGTAGGTGCCTTGTTCAAAGCAGTCCACGGCCTGGGCACCATCTCTGGCGATCACCGCGGTGCAGCCGAAGCCTTCGATCTGTGCCCGCAATACGGCCTGGTTGGCGACGGTGTCCTCCACTACCAGAACGCGCAAGGCCTTTGGTGAGGATGCCGCTGACCAGCTTGTAGCGGGGAGTACGGTTTCAGCCTCCGTCGAATCGGGCGGCGCCAACTCCGCGGTCAACGACAATTCAACGCGCGTTCCGTTGCCCAGCGAACTGTCCAGCGTGAGGGTGCCGCCCATGAGTTTGAGTAAGTCGCGACAGATGACCAGCCCCAGGCCTGTGCCACCGGAGCGCTTATAGGATTGTGCTGCCTGGCTGTAAGGCTGGAACAGGCGAGCCTGGCTTTCCGGGCTCAGACCGATACCGGTATCGGTGACGGTCAAGCGCAGCTGCTTGTTGCGCGATGAAGGCAGGTCACTGATCACATAGGCAACTTCCACGCCACCGATTTCGGTGAACTTGATCGCATTGGATAGCAGGTTGTGCAGCACTTGCCCAATGCGGGTGCTGTCGAGCATCAACAGCGGCAGGTGGGATTCGCCATCGGTGCTGATCGATAGATGTTTCTCCTGGGCCCGCAAGCGATGCAGGTCAACGACGTTATGCACCAGGGTGTAGATGTTCACCGGCTCGTAGTCGAGTCTGACCTGTCCGGCATCAAGCTTGGAAATATCCAGTACGTCATTGAGCAGCCTCAATAACGACTGAGCGCCGTGGTTGGCCAAGTCGGCAAAGTGCTGTTGCTGCTTGTCCAGTGGCGTGTTGCGCAGCAGTTCGACGGCAGCCACCACCGCGTTCATCGGCGAGCGGATTTCATGGCTCATTACGGCCAGGAACATCGCCTTTTCCCGTTCGTTGCGCTCGGCGCGCTGACGCATGCGCTGGGTTTGGTAAATCGTGATGAGCAATAGCACTACCACCAGGACAATTAACGCGATCTCGTGAGGGTAGTGGGATACGACTTCCCTGAGCGGCAGTTCCTGGGTGGCATGTTCGCGCAGCCAGTTAGCGTGCAGGACGCGAACTTCGTCAGGGGTGACCGAGTCCAGCGTCTTCTGGATGATTGAGTGCAGTAAAGGCTCGTTTTTTCGAGTACCCATGCCAATTTGCGATGCCATACCGGTGAGCACCCCGGATATCTGCAGCTGGCCCTGGAACTGTCGATAGAGGAACGGCAGCAGATAGGCTTCGGTGGCAACCGCAGCGTCAGCGGTTCCTTCGGCAACTTGCTGCAGCATCGCCATGGCGCTGCCGCCGATGATCAGTTTCGCCCCAGGTGCCTTCGTCGCGAGAAAATCACTGTAGCGGTCGAAGTAGGGCAGGGTCACGGTCAACCGGTCCAGCTGTTCGGCCTCGAAAAGAGGCGGGCGCCCGGTGCGGGTGATGATGACCGTGGTGGTATTCAAATAGGCTGAAGTCAGCAGCAGCCGAGGATTTTTACCTCCGGGCCCATTAAGCCTGACAGTGGAGATAAGGTCTGCCTTACCGGTCATCAGCAGCTCTATGCGATCCTGGATCGAGTGAGCGGAAACGTAGTCGATCTTCATGCCGGTCTTGTGGGCAATCAGCTGCAAGTATTCAGCTGACAGCCCCTTGAGGCGGCCGTTCTCCACGTATTCGATTGGAGAAAGACTGCCCACTGCGGCGACACGCAATACCGGATGATGTTCGATCCAGACTCTTTCCTCGACGCTTAAATCAGGTCCGGGAGGCCGCGCGCCGGCGTTAGCCCATGTTGCGGCCATTAACAGGCACAGGCTGGTGCCCCAACGAACGCGGTTCCTGGTCATCATGTCTAGTCCAGGGTTTTCATGATCTTGAACAAACCGTTATTGGAGGTGACCCCAAGCTTGCGAAAAGCCGTGGCCTTTTGCGTACTGATGGTCTTGATACTGCGATTGAACTTCTCGGCGATCTCCGTCACGGTCATGCCTTCCAGATAGCAGCGGATCACTTCCTGCTCACGTGCCGACAATGCCGCTCGCTGCAAGGCGTTGTCGCTGATAGGCGTTTGCGTCGACTCGCCGGGCCTGGCTGCGTCGGCCACCTGGTAAGACATATCGGCACTCAGGTAAATGGCGCCCGAAGCAACGGTACGAATCGCCTTCACCAGGCTTCCCAGTCCCTCATCTTTGCCTACAAAACCGCGCGCTCCTACACGCAAGGCAAGCGAAACGGTAGCCGACTCATGATGGCTTGATAGCACCAGAATACGACAGTCAGGGAAGCGGCTTCGCAAGGCGCGAATCAGGGAGACGCCGTCGAGTTCATCCCGTCCCAGAGCAAAGTCCAGCAGCAAGACGTTGGCGGGCATCGTCGCCATGCCGCGTATCAGTTCGCGACTGGTTTCATAGACGCCAACAATCTCGATGGATGACTCTTCGGCGAGGTGGCTGACAAGGCCGTGGCGTACCACTGCATGATCATCAAGGATCGCTATGCGTATGGTTTTCATGGATGCCAATGGACACTCGAAAGTAGCCGGATAACTAATTGATTAAAGACCATCTCTCAATTCGGCTCCAGCAGGGGTGAAGATACCGTTTAACCACGCCGTGATTATTTCAGCACACGCGAGGCGATGTTTGCAGGAACAATGGACGTAAGCGCATCCCTAGGCAGTGATCATGCTCAGGAATACATCGCTCTCCATGGGCCGGGCCAGAGCGAAACCCTGCCCGGTGTTGCAGCCCAGCCTGCTCAGCAACTCGATGCTTTCGGTATCTTCAATCCCTTCGGTGATCAAGTTGATATTGAACAACTGCGCCAGGCCGACGATCCCCGAGATGATTTCTGAAGAGTGGGCAAACTGGCCCACCGCACGCACCAGGGCTCCGTCAATCTTCATCTCGTCGAATGGCATGCGTGACAGCAGGGACAACGTCGCGGCGCCGGCACCGAAGTCGTCCAGGGACACCGGAAAGCCTTTGGCGCGCAAAGCAGTGATCGAGGCTGAAAGGGCCAGCTCGCTGTCGGGAGCCAAGTCTTCGGTCAGCTCGATCTTGAGGCGTTTGCAAGGCAACCCCGCCCGATGCATCTTTTGCGCAAGTCTCGTGGCCAGGCCATGGGCGCAGAGCGTGCGTGCCGAAGCGTTGATAGCGATGGGAATATCAATGCCTGCACGCTTCAACTTGCCCAGGGTGTCGATCACAGTCTTCTCGATAAAGCTGAACAACAACAGATCCAGCCCGAGCTGGTTGATCATCGGGATCAGGACCGAGGGTGGCACATCCCCATGCCGTGGATGGTGCCAGCGGATCAGGGCTTCCGCGCCGACAATCTCTCGTGTCGCCAGGTCATATTGGGGCTGGTAGACCACTCTTAATCCTTCGCCGGTGGCGAGGGCCGCCACCACCTCATCGTCATTGAGCAGTTGCTCCAGTTTTTCCTCATGTGGACTGCGCGGTGCCGGATGGGCGGTATGCGCCAATTGACTGATCACTGCCAGGAGTTGCTCGGGTTGTTGCTCCACCGCGATCTCTACCCGGATACCTGAAGCCCTGGCCAGGCGTGCATGGGAAGCCAGGGCTGCCGTCGAGACGCCATTGAGAGTGTGCGTCCAGCCCTGCTCAAGGCCTGCGGTCAGTACGCCGGGGGGCAGCGCATGCTCGGATTGTGGCTGTGCGGTCCAGACGATATGCGGAATGCTGTGTAGCAGCCCGGAAGCATTCAGGTCGCTGACACAGCACGGCAACATCAAGCTGTCGACATGGTCGGCATGAATCTGCGCGACGATGATGTCGACAGGTTGCTTGCGCAAGCGGGTCATCAACTCGCTCAACGAATCGATGTGTTCGATATGAAAAAGGGGGCTCCCGTTGAGCTGCGTGGCTACGCGGTGGGCGTACTGCTCGTCACTGGCCAGGATGACCAGGCTTTGCAGGGCGTGCTCGGAGGGAACGATGACGTGGGCTGCCATCAGCTGATGCTCGGTGGTTGTGGTGAGGTCACATTTGAGCAAAGGCGATGTGAGAGAAATATAAGACTGGGACTAAATCGCGGCTGGACCCTGTCTGGGGTCCGGCTTGTGCTGATCCGAAATTTAAGAGCAGTCCGATATCGGATTTGGCGAGCGCTCTACAGAATTCACCCCGATTCATGGCGGCTCGCAGCATGTGCGGGCATTACAGAACGAGTGCACGCACGCTGTCGCCGACAGCTGTTGCTCTGCGCTTCAATGCCACTTCGTGAGGCCTCATACCTGACGATGTGTGTGTGCTACAGGGTGAGTTATTGTGAAAGTCACGTCGCGTTCAGTCTTGCCGTTTGCGTTCCTGCGATCAGCCCCGCTTAATCCAATTCGCCACGGGGTTCGCATGCGTTATTGCCATGCGCCTGATGCTTGTCAGTCCCGACACCGTCAACTGGATTGGGCGATATGGGGGGTGATGACCCTGACCGGCATAACGGCATTGCTGAGTGCAACTGCCCATGCCGGCAATGGTGTGCACATCAACGCGAATGCGGACGGCCAGTGCGTAAGTTTGAATGACCCGCAGAACAACGATGGCAATGCCGCGACGTATCTTGCGCAAAACCTGATCTTCAAGGATCAGGCCTCGGGCAAGTGCAATTCCGCGACTAAAGGTTCGCAGACCGATTCGGTATTGTTTTACCGTCCAGGGGGCGTTTCTGGCGTAGGGGCGACCTCTCTGACCCTGGGCGGCGAACTGTTCGTCAACAGCGGCCGGGTGATCCTCGGGCAGCCCGGCGGCAATATGGCGATTGGTAACGAGAGTACTCAAGCCAGCGCCGACGGGGCTGCCATTGGTCATGGGGCCCAAGGCCTCGGCCGCTGGGGCATGGCGGCGGGGTTCCAGGCCAAGTCCCTGGCTGACTATGCCCACGCATTTGGCTATAACGCCCAGGCCTCGAATCAGTACGCCACGGCTATCGGCGCAAATACGACGGCGGCGGGAGAGCGGGCCACGGCTGTGGGCGCCGGTGCATCGGCCAGTGGCGGCGGGGCTTTTGCCGCGAGTCGCGACGCCAGGGCGGACGGCACCCACAGCGTTGCGGTGGGCTCTGAGGCCAGCGTGACGGCCAGCAGTAATGAAGGGGTTGCCTTGGGCAACAAGGCCAGCGCGCAACACAACTACGGCGTTGCACTGGGCAGTGGCTCAACGACGCAAAACCTGAAGGCGGTTGCGCCGGTGACGATCAATGGCACTGCCTACAGTGTCGATAGTACGTCGGCCATGGGCGTAGTCAGCCTGGGTAATGCCAGCCAGACTCGCCAACTGATCAACATGGCCCCCGGGGCGGTAAGCAACAACAGCACCGATGGCGTCAATGGCGCCCAGTTATTCGTGGCCTACGATGCGATCCAGAAGCTCGGGGATCGGGAGTTGGTGGCCACTCAGTCGGTGGCGGATGCCCTCGGTGAGGGTACTGCGGTCAAGGACGGCAAGGTGGTGCTGCCGGCCTTTTCCCTGACCAGCCTGGGTACTGGCGTGGCACAGCCCACATCGGTGGTGGGGGCGATCAAGGCCTTGGATCAGGCCCATAAAGGTACGCAGGAAGCCTTGAATGATGTTGATCAACTGGCCAACGCAACGGCAGGGCAAGTTCGTTTGGCGATGGCTGAGAAATACCTGCGTTGGAGCGAGGACCAGCAGGCCTACACGGCCAGCGAAGGCGCCCACCCTGAGAGCCGGATTGCCAATGTAGCCGCAGGTGTGGCTGCTACCGACGCGGTGAACAAGGGCCAGTTGGACGCCGTGGAAAGTACGGCCAATAACGCGAACAGCCTTGCTGCCAGCGCGCTGTCCGGTGCCAACGCAGCGATGGCCACCGCTGACGATGCCCGCAAAACGGCAAGCGCGGCGCAAGAGGGTGCCGACGCTGCCCTGCAAACGGCGGCGGGAGCACGGGCAACGGCAGATAATGCGCAGAGCACCGCCAAGGACGCCTCCAGCTCGGCCGAAACCGCACAGAAAGCTGCAGAAGCCGCGCAAGGTTCCGCCACTGCCGCGATGGGGGTGGCATCAACCGCGCAGGCGACAGCTGATGCCGCCCAAGGCACCGCCAGCTCGGCACTGGGGTCGGCAAGCGGCGCGCAGCAACTGGCACAGGCTGCACAGGAGGCTGCGGACGTGGCGGCGAATTCCGCAACGACGGCGCAGCGAACTGCAGAGGCTGCAGAAGGCAAGGCGAGCTCGGCGTTGGCCGGTGCCGATGATGCCCGTAAGGCGGCAGACGGTGTGCGAGCTGCTGCCGATGCCGCTTTGGCCAAGGCCGACAGCGCCGAAAAGAGCGCAGGTGTGGCGCAAGGGACGGCCAGTACCGCGCTGGACTCCGCGGCTGACGCCCAGAAAACTGCCGAATCCGCCCGGGGAACCGCCGAACGGGCGCAAGGGGCCGTTGCGACTGCACAACAGACGGCCGAAACCGCACAGGGTGTCGCCAACACGGCCCTGGGCTCGGCAGCCACTGCCCAGAAGACGGCCGAAGCCGCACAAGGGGCAGCCACCACAGCACTGAGTTCGGCGTCTGAAGCGCAAAAAAGCGCCGCGACGGCCCAAGGCACTGCCGATACCGCGCTGACCACGGCCTCCAGCGCCCAACAAGCCGCGAATGCTGCGCAGGGCTCTGCCGATACGGCGTTGGGCACGGCTGTTCGGGCCGGCGAAACCGCTACGGCCGCCCAGGGCTCCGCCGATGCCGCCTTGGCTGCAGCCGCCAGCTCCCACAAGACTGCCGACGTGGCCCAAGGCACTGCGAACACGGCGCTGGACAAGGCCGCCGTGGTGCAGAAAAGCGCCGATGCCGCGCAGCTTACAGCCAATCAGGCGCTCAGCGCCTCCGAGGGTGCCGGGCAATCCGCCAACGCGGCCCAAAGCGCGGCGGATTCGGCATTGGCAACGGCGACAGGGGCGCAGACTGCCGCTCAATCGGCTCAGGA from Pseudomonas yamanorum harbors:
- the pgsA gene encoding CDP-diacylglycerol--glycerol-3-phosphate 3-phosphatidyltransferase, whose amino-acid sequence is MNIPNLITVLRVLLIPIFILLFYLPYEWSYMASSSVFAFAAATDWLDGYLARRLEQSTPFGAFLDPVADKLMVAVALVLLVQEHGNLWLTLPAAVIIGREIVVSALREWMAEIGARAHVAVSNMGKWKTAAQMLALVILLANPSDFSFWVLLGYALLLIAAGLTLWSMLQYLRAAWPHLRTEVEKK
- a CDS encoding YadA-like family protein, which encodes MTLTGITALLSATAHAGNGVHINANADGQCVSLNDPQNNDGNAATYLAQNLIFKDQASGKCNSATKGSQTDSVLFYRPGGVSGVGATSLTLGGELFVNSGRVILGQPGGNMAIGNESTQASADGAAIGHGAQGLGRWGMAAGFQAKSLADYAHAFGYNAQASNQYATAIGANTTAAGERATAVGAGASASGGGAFAASRDARADGTHSVAVGSEASVTASSNEGVALGNKASAQHNYGVALGSGSTTQNLKAVAPVTINGTAYSVDSTSAMGVVSLGNASQTRQLINMAPGAVSNNSTDGVNGAQLFVAYDAIQKLGDRELVATQSVADALGEGTAVKDGKVVLPAFSLTSLGTGVAQPTSVVGAIKALDQAHKGTQEALNDVDQLANATAGQVRLAMAEKYLRWSEDQQAYTASEGAHPESRIANVAAGVAATDAVNKGQLDAVESTANNANSLAASALSGANAAMATADDARKTASAAQEGADAALQTAAGARATADNAQSTAKDASSSAETAQKAAEAAQGSATAAMGVASTAQATADAAQGTASSALGSASGAQQLAQAAQEAADVAANSATTAQRTAEAAEGKASSALAGADDARKAADGVRAAADAALAKADSAEKSAGVAQGTASTALDSAADAQKTAESARGTAERAQGAVATAQQTAETAQGVANTALGSAATAQKTAEAAQGAATTALSSASEAQKSAATAQGTADTALTTASSAQQAANAAQGSADTALGTAVRAGETATAAQGSADAALAAAASSHKTADVAQGTANTALDKAAVVQKSADAAQLTANQALSASEGAGQSANAAQSAADSALATATGAQTAAQSAQDRADAAVSSAAGAQQAANAAQGTADTALGAASTAQRTADAAKSTADQALNTVSTAHQAVETAQGTADAALTAAASAQSAAGNAQGTADGALASAARAQHAADAAQGTADTALSSASGAQKTAETAQSSADTALASAASARNVADKAQSTADAAGRSANDALQAATTSQASADNALDAASNAQKGAVAAQHTADAAKATADIATGQLKGLDDGQTVVQRIDAAIRSAAGVASEFVAKALGGGSTVGSDGQPTAPAYAISQINADGSVQPAPQLHDNVGAALTALDHNVGTLNAAVNRQGAALGALGEGVRALRDDSVVWDEASGAYTAGRGADRNEPARIGNLAAGVAPSDAVNKGQLDTVATTASQAGSAADAARAAAVKAQGTADGAVVAAAFAQTAADAAQHAADTAGSTAADAHEAANAAHTFASQVGQVAERAAAQLQGLEEGETVLDRIQSANHAGRQALADALGGGAAVNADGSVKAPAYAVTRIDSEGGPAGQVRAGNVGQAIKTLDVSLNAVNAKADKATASMGSLREQVNNGQAGLVRQDALNRDIQVARDTDGVRVDLSGTQGPRILTGVKDGALGADSTDAVNGRQLDAVNRQVKQLAQQASGIAVDTQGGDKATVAPGSKSVAAGASAQAGGERSVATGAGAVAQAPRSTALGAGAKADAPGSVALGAGSQAPRANTVSVGAPGAERQITNVGAASEATDVVNLGQATQISNQAADRTLRQANAYTDSQISAVRQDAYAGIASAMAMAALPVASTPGRSMVAMGTSVYEGQSALAVGLSGRTEDGRWAYKANGSGSAQGSVGLAVGVGYEW
- a CDS encoding response regulator transcription factor, giving the protein MKTIRIAILDDHAVVRHGLVSHLAEESSIEIVGVYETSRELIRGMATMPANVLLLDFALGRDELDGVSLIRALRSRFPDCRILVLSSHHESATVSLALRVGARGFVGKDEGLGSLVKAIRTVASGAIYLSADMSYQVADAARPGESTQTPISDNALQRAALSAREQEVIRCYLEGMTVTEIAEKFNRSIKTISTQKATAFRKLGVTSNNGLFKIMKTLD
- a CDS encoding EAL domain-containing protein, with amino-acid sequence MAAHVIVPSEHALQSLVILASDEQYAHRVATQLNGSPLFHIEHIDSLSELMTRLRKQPVDIIVAQIHADHVDSLMLPCCVSDLNASGLLHSIPHIVWTAQPQSEHALPPGVLTAGLEQGWTHTLNGVSTAALASHARLARASGIRVEIAVEQQPEQLLAVISQLAHTAHPAPRSPHEEKLEQLLNDDEVVAALATGEGLRVVYQPQYDLATREIVGAEALIRWHHPRHGDVPPSVLIPMINQLGLDLLLFSFIEKTVIDTLGKLKRAGIDIPIAINASARTLCAHGLATRLAQKMHRAGLPCKRLKIELTEDLAPDSELALSASITALRAKGFPVSLDDFGAGAATLSLLSRMPFDEMKIDGALVRAVGQFAHSSEIISGIVGLAQLFNINLITEGIEDTESIELLSRLGCNTGQGFALARPMESDVFLSMITA
- a CDS encoding ATP-binding protein, producing MMTRNRVRWGTSLCLLMAATWANAGARPPGPDLSVEERVWIEHHPVLRVAAVGSLSPIEYVENGRLKGLSAEYLQLIAHKTGMKIDYVSAHSIQDRIELLMTGKADLISTVRLNGPGGKNPRLLLTSAYLNTTTVIITRTGRPPLFEAEQLDRLTVTLPYFDRYSDFLATKAPGAKLIIGGSAMAMLQQVAEGTADAAVATEAYLLPFLYRQFQGQLQISGVLTGMASQIGMGTRKNEPLLHSIIQKTLDSVTPDEVRVLHANWLREHATQELPLREVVSHYPHEIALIVLVVVLLLITIYQTQRMRQRAERNEREKAMFLAVMSHEIRSPMNAVVAAVELLRNTPLDKQQQHFADLANHGAQSLLRLLNDVLDISKLDAGQVRLDYEPVNIYTLVHNVVDLHRLRAQEKHLSISTDGESHLPLLMLDSTRIGQVLHNLLSNAIKFTEIGGVEVAYVISDLPSSRNKQLRLTVTDTGIGLSPESQARLFQPYSQAAQSYKRSGGTGLGLVICRDLLKLMGGTLTLDSSLGNGTRVELSLTAELAPPDSTEAETVLPATSWSAASSPKALRVLVVEDTVANQAVLRAQIEGFGCTAVIARDGAQAVDCFEQGTYDLILMDCDLPDQDGYSLTRLFRMIEQDAAQTRCPIIAISASTGNEHVARCFDAGMDGILSKPIGLGKLQDAIELWCGVTLTLLPQPFAHRYTVDHQQIREALERDLQALLEGMVLQRLEPALHATHRLHGAARSIEWTAVARESGQLEVLLRAATPWSDPSYLTTLQALIHEFRTTTFSHPVSEYTAPPPLD